The proteins below are encoded in one region of Paraflavitalea devenefica:
- a CDS encoding NAD(P)H-binding protein has protein sequence MKALIIGATGATGKDLIKVLLQDPHYTEVVIFVRRQSGMTHPKLSEVLTDFDNLEQVSGSIKGDVWFSCLGTTLKAAGSKGKQWHIDYEIPVKFAEIAKRNGVSRTVLLSAYGASAASNVFYSKLKGQLEDKMASLAFDTYIIFRPGLLLRKDTDRLGERLSAGILKFLNTLGLIRKFRPMPTSTLAEKLAKAPKVLPTGKHVIELDKIFGF, from the coding sequence ATGAAAGCGCTGATCATCGGAGCTACGGGAGCTACCGGAAAAGACCTTATCAAAGTACTATTGCAGGACCCACATTATACCGAAGTGGTAATATTTGTACGTCGCCAAAGCGGCATGACCCATCCCAAATTGTCTGAGGTGCTAACGGATTTTGACAACCTGGAACAGGTGTCCGGATCCATCAAAGGAGATGTTTGGTTCTCCTGCCTGGGAACTACCCTGAAAGCAGCTGGCTCAAAGGGAAAACAGTGGCATATTGACTATGAGATTCCTGTGAAATTCGCTGAGATAGCCAAAAGGAACGGAGTTTCCCGGACAGTTCTGTTGTCGGCATATGGCGCTTCAGCCGCAAGCAATGTATTTTACTCCAAACTAAAAGGCCAGTTGGAAGATAAGATGGCCAGCCTTGCATTCGATACCTATATCATATTTCGGCCTGGGTTGCTGCTGCGCAAGGATACAGACCGGCTGGGCGAACGGCTGAGTGCGGGCATATTAAAGTTTTTGAATACGTTGGGGTTGATCAGGAAATTCCGGCCAATGCCCACTTCAACATTGGCTGAAAAACTGGCCAAAGCTCCCAAAGTACTCCCAACCGGAAAGCACGTCATAGAGTTGGACAAGATCTTCGGATTTTAG
- a CDS encoding glycoside hydrolase family 88 protein, translated as MKKLIVFCLSIAILQPAATQAQNEKGQEQPTFTNPLSVDFGDPYVLQVKGDKYYMYGTGAGANKGFAAYSSTDLVNWKNEGQVYFHDNKNGWSDPKAAWDGAYWAPEVYAVNGKFYMFYSAQWKENPTNELENFRIGVAVADKPTGPFIDLANRPVFDPGYPIIDANVFFDNDGRVYLYYSRCCYKHPVASEVATWAINQGWYKEIEESWVYGVELKPDFSGVIGEPVLLLRPPVSMNDQQSAWESRSVTSKEVNRRWTEGSVTFRKENTYYMMYSANYFGGKNYAVGYATSSSPLGPFTKAANNPVLEKNVERGGVVTGTGHNSIAYSPDGKEMFCVYHGRTSATGDKRVVFIDRMKILQNGRLVVEGPTTQPQPMPSGTSASRMKVKAAHVFNRRYIKKTLQRVTDWQLNHPKHAPTDWTNGAFYAGVVAAYKTTGSRKILDSLMALGQRTSWQPGRRYDHADDIAISQTYIDLYRLKSDPSMIKATVDTVQKLRTVPGPESKKGLMWWWCDALFMGPPTIVKLGVTLQDPSYFALNDSLFKQTYDLLYNKEQHLFARDASYLINASGEGKREANGQPVFWSRGNGWVMGGLVRILEELPANYPARSFYEQLYKEMSEKIVTLQQADGLWRASLLDPASYPGGEGSGTGFYCYALAWGVNKGLLDKEKYGPVVRKAWQGLNTLVSPEGRVGWVQPIGADPRRNFNAESYEVYGAGAFLLAGSEVIKLR; from the coding sequence ATGAAGAAACTGATTGTTTTCTGCCTGTCCATTGCCATCCTGCAGCCTGCCGCCACCCAAGCCCAAAATGAAAAAGGGCAGGAGCAGCCTACCTTCACCAATCCGCTGTCCGTCGACTTTGGCGATCCGTATGTACTGCAAGTGAAGGGCGACAAGTATTATATGTATGGTACCGGCGCCGGGGCCAATAAAGGTTTTGCCGCTTATTCTTCCACGGACCTGGTGAACTGGAAAAATGAAGGTCAGGTATATTTTCACGATAATAAGAACGGCTGGAGCGATCCGAAGGCTGCCTGGGATGGCGCTTACTGGGCGCCCGAAGTGTACGCCGTGAATGGTAAGTTTTATATGTTCTACAGTGCGCAATGGAAAGAAAATCCTACCAACGAACTGGAGAATTTTCGCATTGGTGTGGCAGTGGCCGATAAACCTACCGGTCCGTTCATCGACCTGGCCAACAGACCGGTGTTTGACCCGGGCTATCCCATCATCGACGCCAATGTATTTTTCGATAACGACGGCAGGGTCTATCTCTATTATTCGCGTTGCTGTTACAAGCATCCGGTAGCAAGTGAAGTGGCCACCTGGGCCATCAATCAAGGCTGGTATAAGGAAATCGAGGAAAGCTGGGTATATGGGGTTGAACTAAAGCCGGATTTCAGTGGTGTGATTGGTGAGCCGGTGCTGTTGTTGCGTCCGCCGGTAAGTATGAATGATCAACAGTCCGCCTGGGAAAGCCGGTCGGTCACCTCAAAAGAAGTGAACCGCCGGTGGACGGAAGGGTCTGTTACGTTTAGGAAAGAGAATACTTATTATATGATGTATTCTGCCAACTATTTTGGAGGGAAAAATTATGCAGTAGGGTATGCGACTTCCAGCAGTCCACTAGGCCCTTTTACCAAGGCAGCCAACAATCCTGTGCTGGAAAAAAATGTGGAGCGGGGTGGGGTGGTAACCGGCACGGGTCATAATAGTATTGCGTACTCACCGGATGGAAAGGAAATGTTTTGTGTGTATCATGGCCGCACGTCGGCAACGGGTGATAAGCGGGTTGTGTTTATTGACCGGATGAAGATCTTGCAAAACGGGCGGCTGGTGGTGGAAGGGCCTACTACCCAACCACAGCCGATGCCTTCCGGAACCTCCGCCAGCCGGATGAAGGTAAAGGCTGCCCATGTCTTTAACCGGCGCTACATTAAAAAGACCCTGCAGCGGGTGACTGACTGGCAACTGAACCATCCGAAGCATGCACCGACGGATTGGACCAATGGGGCGTTTTATGCTGGCGTGGTGGCAGCTTATAAAACCACCGGCTCACGAAAGATCCTCGATTCATTGATGGCGCTGGGGCAACGTACGTCCTGGCAGCCAGGTCGCCGTTATGACCATGCCGATGATATAGCCATTTCTCAAACTTATATCGATCTGTACCGCCTCAAAAGCGACCCTTCAATGATCAAGGCAACTGTTGATACTGTTCAAAAGCTTCGTACCGTACCCGGACCTGAATCAAAAAAAGGGTTGATGTGGTGGTGGTGCGATGCGCTGTTTATGGGACCGCCTACTATTGTGAAGCTGGGCGTTACCTTACAAGACCCTTCTTATTTTGCTTTGAATGATTCGCTGTTCAAACAAACTTATGACCTGCTGTATAACAAGGAACAACACCTGTTTGCCCGTGATGCCAGCTACCTGATCAATGCCAGCGGAGAAGGTAAAAGGGAAGCGAATGGCCAGCCTGTATTCTGGTCAAGAGGCAATGGCTGGGTAATGGGCGGCCTGGTACGCATCCTGGAAGAGCTGCCGGCCAATTATCCTGCCCGTTCATTTTATGAACAGTTGTATAAAGAGATGTCGGAAAAAATAGTGACCCTGCAACAAGCCGATGGATTATGGCGGGCGTCTCTGCTGGACCCGGCTTCCTATCCGGGTGGCGAAGGCAGTGGTACCGGATTTTATTGTTACGCCCTGGCCTGGGGTGTTAACAAGGGGCTGTTGGACAAAGAAAAATACGGCCCGGTAGTACGCAAGGCCTGGCAGGGCCTGAATACGCTGGTATCGCCGGAAGGACGGGTAGGGTGGGTACAACCCATCGGCGCCGATCCCAGAAGGAATTTCAATGCCGAAAGTTATGAAGTGTATGGAGCAGGAGCTTTCCTGCTGGCGGGTTCTGAGGTAATTAAATTGCGCTAG